The nucleotide sequence GATAGGGCTGTGTCCAAAATCGCACTTGATTGCATCAACATCGATTACTCGTTGCTGAGTGACCCCCCAATGCCTCATCTCTTGAGAGTCCGAAACAAGCGGCCGTTCGGAGGTCTTCAGATCGGAACATACTTTTAAGAGGCAATTGAACAGTTCTGTATACTCCATCAGCACCACATCCTGTATCACTGAAGACGCGAAGTCTTTTTCTTCTGTAATGTTTTTAATTGCAACAGGGAGTTGTTTTACCCAGTTGACGCTCCTCTCACTGCAGAGTGAGCAAAACACATTCAGTCTTGGCCACGCACGCACGCTATCGGCATACATCAAAGGCGTCATCCCAAGTCCGTCTTCGTCTAGCAATTCCTCAGCCATTTTCTCACCGTGCATCTCAGTGACCTTGTCCAATGTCTCTTTATCTGCATACAACGCTGCTATATGGAGTGGCGATCTTGAAAAAGCATCACGGCTGAAGGACACCTCTGCACCATTCTCAACACTCTGCCAGTCATTGTTCATGATATGGCAGTGAAGTGCGTGAGATTTTGCTCCCAAGGCATCGAAGAAGTTGAGGACCCCATCATAATCGCTGTTCCTGTACATGTTGGCGACAAACTTTGTAACGTCGCCCTCGGCGTTATCTTCCTGTCTAACCTCATTAGCGAGAAAATCAGCTGCAAAAAACTCGGCAAATGTTTTGTGCACAAACACAGGAATACCGTTGTTGTGTCCGTCTACCAATCCGTGTTTGAGGTGACCATCGACTACCAGTTTCATTAGCCGTCCACCAGTTTCAAGTTCCCGCAGCTCCTTTTTGCTTAGCAACATGGTCAGCAGCTCCTTGCTGAAGAACACTTTGAGAGCTAGAAGACCATGCTCCTCGTACAGAGCAGACCTTGTCTTGTCGTTTTCGTACTGCACAGCAATGTGGCTTTTGTTTAAAACTGTTCCTCCTGACTGTTTCTTCATATAAATTGTGAGCTTATTTTCAAGGAACTTCTCATAGATTTCTAAAATGCTGGATTTTTCTCTATGTACAGGATTCTCTTCAGGTGTTCCTTGTTCGAACTGCTCGAGTTGTGCTTCATCGATTTCTGCAATCATTTGAATCAGTAGCGGGTTGTTGGTGATCTTATTTTTCCCCTGCGAAGAAAATCTTCCTAGTGATCTACGCGCGAATGAATCCAATTTCTCATCACTGATTTTGCAATCATTTCGTTTCCAAAACATTTTCAGAAATTGCACTTGTTCTTTATCTTTCAAACCGACAATTTCGAAAGCcattgtgtgcaacttgttTTGCATTTCGAACTTTGAGCAATTCCGACCGAACAAAAAAATTTTCGAAATCATAGTTTTTTGCAGGGAAACCACTAATTCTAGCAAAAATTCACGGACTTGAGCGATGACTTCGTCAAATGCGTCGAAAATGACGAAAACCTTGAAAGGCCAGGCAGTAGAGATGCTCCTCTCGAGAAGGTTGAACTGGAAGGTGTCCTCCATTAAACCGCATAATTTAGCAAGCATGACAACTCCCATGTCGTTGCGATCCACACACTCAATGTTAATTTTTTGCATGTCTACATGCAGCACCCATCTCATTTCTTCCTGAAATTTTATATCCTGAGCCATGCGCAATGACATGACACTTTTTCCCATTCCGGGATCGCCACAAATGACCACGACCTTATCAGTAACGTAACGAAGCAACTCTTTCATGTCACGAATCTCGCATTCGCCGGCAACTGCTTCCAGGAGGAGTCCAAGAGGACCATTAGATCTGACCCAGTGGAATCTCGAGCTTCTTGAGTCGTACCGAAGAAGGTGGACTGTCTTGGCTCTGTAGATAGCCGATTGCGCAAGTGCATCGTAACCGTTCCCATCATCCAGCAACACACATCTTTCGAAACGTTCCACTTGGCTGTAGTTGCACGCACGGCACCCTGGAAGAAGGAAAGCATCGATGGCTTCGCCGCAGGAATCCACGATTGCAAATGCCTCGTTCGGCAGACTACGTAACGCCGCACTAAGATCCACCTGAGTGACACGTTCGCATGTGCGTTCAATGTAGTAGCCAGCTATCTTTTCGTTCAGCGTCTGAAGTTTCGGTCCTACCTTGATTTCTTTGTCTCGACACAACATTAGAAAGGTGTTGTCGTCCAGTAGGTCCGAAAACGTGTTTACAGTCTGTTCCGCTGCGCTGACGTGCCTTCTTTCACCTCCTGATCTCATTACTTCATCAACTGATAGTTTGAACACCTCTTGAAACTTAATCGAAGAGGATTTCAACGCTTCGGCTTTGCATTTATCTGTTACATTTGCAAGATCGCAATTACACACATCAACGACTCTTGGCGTATTTTGAAAATACTCACTAATTGCTTTTACGAACTTTTCGTCTTGCTCAGAATTTCCAGTCAAAATAATCACTTTGGTCTCCCTAATTTCAATTAATGATTTTAACAGTCCAAGCATCGCTTTTCGGGATCGTTCTTCTGGGTCATGTTTTGTGTCAGCTGACAGGACTACATAGGAACACTTGTTCTTCAACAGCGCTTCTTGCAGATCACTGTCCCACATCACTTCCTCGAAGAATACATACGACTCTCCTTTCATCCTAACAGCATCGTTAATCATCACTTCGAGGAAGGTCAAGTTGGGAGCCCTGAGAACGAGAAGTGGGCAATCTTGCAACTCAAACTTTGTCTTGAACTCTATTCTTAGGTCTTCTGTCGTCTTTGCTTTCCCCAGTCGCACATTCTGTTCCTTTATTTGCTCTCTATCTTTTTCCGGGCGGTTTTTCGAGATGAACTCTTCCATATCCCGAATAACGTCGTCCTTGAAAAACTCGAACAGTTCAGGAACTTGTTTCCGCAGGAGCTCTTCTCCTGATGCCATGTGCGCCTCGCGAGTGTCGTGGTTTGGGAAACGCATTGCAAGCATGTGAGGAACACGCACCACAAGTTCCTGTTTAATCAAAGATTTGCTATTAAATGCCCCTGCTATTATATCGTGTAGTTTATTCCTCTCAGAACAGATCTCCTTAAGAATTCGTTTGTAGTGGTCTCTCCTCCCTGCGTCATCTTTCCTGTATGGCTTTCCACCATTTCTATACACCATGTCCAGGGCAGCATGACAGAACTCATGTGCCATCGTTCCTAGAAGTTCATCGTCCTCCCTCTTTGCTCCAAGATAGATTTTTTCCTTTCGAGGCATAGTCAGGCCCAAGGTAGTTTTGTAATCGCTCCCCAGCATACAGCCTAATTTCTCGCTCTGGAAGTCGAATATGATTTCTAACCACGGGGTCGTAGCGACAACGCGGAGAATAGTGTCCACCATAGGGATCTTACTGAGTTTTTCATACAATTCTTTCACTTTGACTTCGAACAAGTCACTGCTCATTTGGCTTGGCGATTTGCTTACTAGTTGTTGAGCCGGATCGCATTTGTGCACAAGTAGGCGCAGTTGGTAACGATACTCGCATTCCTCCATGGGTTTGAGTCGGCCGATGATGTCTGTTTCATCCATTATCTTCCTCTCGTTAAATCTGCAGTTATGTGTCGCTAGCAGGGCAGCTATTTTAAGTTGTCTATAACATAGCGCGTTACACAGAGCAGATGTCTCAGTAATCGGGTCCAACCACTGCCTGAGGTCTCTGTTCTCTTTTAGACATTTTTCCACCTCACCGAAGTCGCTTCTGTTGATGGCGTCATGCATCGCTTTCCGAATCGTTGCCGTCTCGTGGGACCTCTCCATGTTGGCGCTAGAATCGGACGGTCCTCCAGCTTCATCCATCGTTGTCTCGAGTAATGGTGGGTCCTGCAAGCACATGACAGAAGGTATATTTCTGGAAAACAAATCAATGAAAATGAATCCATGCTAACCATCTGACAAAGTGGTGCGGCCCGATCTCAGATATTCGACATGAATTTTCGTCATTAAGTTTTTCCTTCGCTAGCACGTTACGCAAAGCTGATGCCCCAGTAGTCGGGTTCAACCATTGCCGGAGATGTGTGTTCTCTTTCAGACACTTTCGACATTAAGTTTTTCCTTCGCTAGCGCGTTACACAAAGCTTATGCCCCAGTAGTCGGGTTCAACCATTGCCGGAGATGTGTGTTCTCTTTCAGACATTTTCGACATTAAGTTTTTCCTTCGCTAGCACGTCACACAAAGCTGATGGCCCCAGTAGTCGGGTTCAACCATTGCCGGAGATGTGTGTTCTCTTTCAGACATTTTCGACATTAAGTCTTTCCTTCGCTAGCGCGTTACACAAAGCTGATGCCCCAGTAGTCGGGTTCAACCATTGCCGGAGATGTGTGTTCTCTTTCAGACATTTTCGACATTAAGTTTTTGCTTCGCTAGCGCGTTGCAAAAGCTGATGCCCCAGTAGTCGGGTTCAACCATTGCCGGAGATGTGTGTTCTCTTTCAGACATTTTCGACATTAAGTTTTTCCTTCGCTAGCACGTTACACAAAGCTGATGCCCCAGTAGTCGGGTTCAACCATTGCCGGAGATGTGTGTTCTCTTTCAGACACTTTCGACATTAAGTTTTTCCTTCGCTAGCGCGTTACACAAAGCTGATGCCCCAGTAGTCGGGTTCAACCATTGCCGGAGATGTGTGTTCTCTTTCAGACACTTTCGACATTAAGTTTTTCCTTCGCTAGCGCGTCACACAAAGCTGATGCCCCAGTAGTCGGGCTCAACCATTGCCGGAGATGTATGTTCTCTTTCAGACATTTTCGacattaaaggacaacggaagcgaaatttgtccattgcaaaaaaa is from Ornithodoros turicata isolate Travis chromosome 8, ASM3712646v1, whole genome shotgun sequence and encodes:
- the LOC135366588 gene encoding uncharacterized protein LOC135366588 isoform X1 — protein: MDEAGGPSDSSANMERSHETATIRKAMHDAINRSDFGEVEKCLKENRDLRQWLDPITETSALCNALCYRQLKIAALLATHNCRFNERKIMDETDIIGRLKPMEECEYRYQLRLLVHKCDPAQQLVSKSPSQMSSDLFEVKVKELYEKLSKIPMVDTILRVVATTPWLEIIFDFQSEKLGCMLGSDYKTTLGLTMPRKEKIYLGAKREDDELLGTMAHEFCHAALDMVYRNGGKPYRKDDAGRRDHYKRILKEICSERNKLHDIIAGAFNSKSLIKQELVVRVPHMLAMRFPNHDTREAHMASGEELLRKQVPELFEFFKDDVIRDMEEFISKNRPEKDREQIKEQNVRLGKAKTTEDLRIEFKTKFELQDCPLLVLRAPNLTFLEVMINDAVRMKGESYVFFEEVMWDSDLQEALLKNKCSYVVLSADTKHDPEERSRKAMLGLLKSLIEIRETKVIILTGNSEQDEKFVKAISEYFQNTPRVVDVCNCDLANVTDKCKAEALKSSSIKFQEVFKLSVDEVMRSGGERRHVSAAEQTVNTFSDLLDDNTFLMLCRDKEIKVGPKLQTLNEKIAGYYIERTCERVTQVDLSAALRSLPNEAFAIVDSCGEAIDAFLLPGCRACNYSQVERFERCVLLDDGNGYDALAQSAIYRAKTVHLLRYDSRSSRFHWVRSNGPLGLLLEAVAGECEIRDMKELLRYVTDKVVVICGDPGMGKSVMSLRMAQDIKFQEEMRWVLHVDMQKINIECVDRNDMGVVMLAKLCGLMEDTFQFNLLERSISTAWPFKVFVIFDAFDEVIAQVREFLLELVVSLQKTMISKIFLFGRNCSKFEMQNKLHTMAFEIVGLKDKEQVQFLKMFWKRNDCKISDEKLDSFARRSLGRFSSQGKNKITNNPLLIQMIAEIDEAQLEQFEQGTPEENPVHREKSSILEIYEKFLENKLTIYMKKQSGGTVLNKSHIAVQYENDKTRSALYEEHGLLALKVFFSKELLTMLLSKKELRELETGGRLMKLVVDGHLKHGLVDGHNNGIPVFVHKTFAEFFAADFLANEVRQEDNAEGDVTKFVANMYRNSDYDGVLNFFDALGAKSHALHCHIMNNDWQSVENGAEVSFSRDAFSRSPLHIAALYADKETLDKVTEMHGEKMAEELLDEDGLGMTPLMYADSVRAWPRLNVFCSLCSERSVNWVKQLPVAIKNITEEKDFASSVIQDVVLMEYTELFNCLLKVCSDLKTSERPLVSDSQEMRHWGVTQQRVIDVDAIKCDFGHSPIFHATSYKVLKVLLPHSDIRAVGKDDSTLLHVYAAVGAEDVCKYVLHLLPSDKPNADGQTPLHVSTICSNSDVMHILIPHSATTRGAGDKQRNTPLHLAADPGSIFEQEMLCKWLLGHALYKQPSMLTHETASVKQREVMKMVIPHADATARNCYGDTALHKSSESVFVSSVMLLLPYSNVDMKNDTGDTALLRSVGGLPFERGMSKILDRELVRVIHDKISDQDNFSVHPCSNTASATSREIAPVLKRREGIPERESVQETNMKENEETEMRRVLCIPHLDMSQLVGDVTITDQYGHATYPYSTRVRYVEIAKYVKRFRGIIPKNILGKQSSTEKTKNSNIFGKEHIKIIKLLLLYSVVKATDEDDSTALHLSARAGNLDVVKLLFPHLSANDTDKRGQNSFHRAVIGGHLEVVRFFLSRMYFNARDHEGDTPLVYSAPYGHIDIVKVILPLISADVPDTYGCIPLHYSARQGHTDIVEFLLPHSFASKGNKHGSTPLHLSAEYSRVEATRAILPHSDFFTCDGDGDTALLCSAYVNCCDVVKLLLPYSEVNATNKYGTTSLAYIFEKDIQQFEKKSEDSEGSKESEVPEKKDIKMVKLLILHANSNVVDNDGRIVFRLAASLRWFNIKKLFLPHLYVTSVGIQEAHEDALGC